From the Candidatus Paracaedimonas acanthamoebae genome, one window contains:
- a CDS encoding ion transporter, whose translation MAKAEKNSFSKEVKKVEKDVETFAEKVNKFFEEEPIHYLILACIFIVATVSGLQTIHHIKQKYGEFLEVLEKGIHCLFVIEMAFRIIVTKKKFFQNYWNIFDLTLILATLYPSPFTPTVLIIFRGLTSLNVLNIFPKTRHIIQGLAKSTPGIISVCFLAFIFFYAFSLISTELYREYAPELFGDIGISMRTLFSMVGEFSWLEISQTMTKYYPDAWIFLMIFNSILGYFVFNLVVGTIVGAMSEVVEDDMRRKGTHPLDNHIKSLKEELAEIKRDLALSKRK comes from the coding sequence ATGGCTAAGGCAGAAAAAAATTCTTTTTCAAAAGAAGTTAAAAAGGTTGAAAAGGATGTAGAGACCTTCGCGGAGAAAGTTAATAAATTCTTTGAAGAAGAGCCCATTCATTATCTGATCTTAGCATGTATTTTCATCGTAGCAACAGTCTCTGGCCTTCAAACAATACACCATATTAAGCAAAAATACGGTGAATTTTTAGAAGTCCTAGAAAAAGGGATTCATTGTCTTTTTGTGATTGAAATGGCTTTCCGTATTATCGTCACAAAAAAGAAATTTTTTCAAAATTACTGGAATATATTCGACCTTACTTTAATCCTTGCAACACTCTACCCTTCCCCTTTCACGCCAACTGTCCTTATCATCTTCAGAGGCCTCACAAGCCTGAATGTCCTCAATATCTTCCCCAAAACACGACACATTATTCAAGGACTTGCAAAATCTACTCCGGGGATTATCAGCGTCTGTTTTCTTGCTTTTATATTCTTTTATGCTTTCAGCTTGATCTCAACAGAACTCTATCGGGAATATGCGCCTGAATTATTTGGTGACATTGGCATTTCTATGCGGACACTTTTTAGCATGGTCGGCGAATTCTCTTGGCTTGAAATATCTCAAACCATGACAAAATACTATCCAGACGCTTGGATCTTTCTCATGATCTTTAACTCTATTCTAGGTTATTTTGTCTTTAATCTTGTGGTAGGAACGATTGTGGGCGCCATGTCAGAAGTGGTAGAAGATGATATGCGTCGTAAAGGGACTCACCCGCTTGATAATCATATTAAAAGTCTAAAAGAAGAATTAGCAGAAATAAAAAGAGACCTGGCTCTATCTAAAAGAAAATAA
- a CDS encoding TraB/GumN family protein has product MSYFFKKFFFILTSIQSFSTGWGSSLPLKNNDQFSEDQVVKQSLILQSKISALVPMPRQHRPYLYKLTPPQDSNYKKFTVLGTNHAYPHCMLPPSVLKKFSEAQHAIFELTPEYWADKRSVTKEELKRTGAFINIPAEVERLVKQQLEWLQAFYEEQEIENPSLFKREDKISFLQSKQAEEELRIKEFLTNWDNSLSDERRQYILALLQEEFPELNLTDIGVFHPIAVSQFLQELEYMNTAPNHLEVIDHYLYRYSLESSIPVYNLDTITLRYEAQLNEFAENVISLDIFSIESSIELMAAPSKPLQQKAPRSLEDHMEISIIYDYHHNRWKATNNSIACDLRTQAWLPKLEKYIQLKEDTFVAVGIAHTPDILKWAQEKGYTIKRSKH; this is encoded by the coding sequence ATGAGTTATTTTTTTAAAAAATTCTTCTTTATATTAACTTCTATACAAAGTTTTTCAACCGGTTGGGGGTCATCTCTTCCCCTTAAAAACAACGACCAATTTTCTGAAGATCAAGTTGTAAAACAATCTTTAATTCTCCAATCAAAAATCTCAGCTCTTGTACCTATGCCACGACAGCATAGACCTTATCTCTATAAGCTCACGCCGCCTCAAGACTCTAATTATAAAAAGTTTACAGTATTAGGAACAAATCATGCATACCCTCACTGCATGCTGCCCCCTTCTGTTTTAAAGAAATTCTCAGAGGCTCAACACGCCATCTTCGAACTCACCCCAGAGTATTGGGCGGATAAACGATCAGTGACCAAGGAAGAACTTAAACGCACTGGTGCCTTTATAAACATCCCTGCTGAAGTTGAGCGTCTTGTTAAACAACAACTAGAATGGTTGCAAGCATTTTATGAAGAACAAGAAATTGAAAATCCTTCTCTTTTTAAGAGAGAAGATAAAATATCATTTTTACAAAGCAAGCAAGCAGAAGAAGAACTAAGAATCAAAGAGTTCTTAACAAATTGGGACAATTCTCTTTCAGATGAAAGGCGTCAATACATTCTTGCCCTCCTTCAAGAGGAATTTCCTGAGTTAAATTTAACCGATATTGGGGTATTCCACCCCATAGCTGTGTCTCAATTCCTTCAGGAACTAGAGTACATGAATACTGCACCCAACCATCTCGAAGTAATAGATCACTATTTATACCGATATTCTTTAGAATCTTCTATACCTGTTTATAACTTAGATACCATTACTTTACGGTATGAAGCACAATTAAATGAATTTGCCGAAAACGTAATTTCTTTAGATATTTTTTCTATTGAATCCTCGATTGAATTGATGGCAGCCCCCTCAAAACCTCTTCAGCAAAAAGCACCGCGCTCTTTAGAAGATCACATGGAAATCTCCATAATTTATGATTATCATCATAATAGATGGAAAGCCACAAACAACTCAATTGCCTGTGACTTGAGAACCCAAGCATGGCTTCCTAAGCTTGAAAAGTATATACAATTAAAAGAAGACACTTTTGTTGCTGTGGGCATCGCCCATACCCCAGACATTCTTAAATGGGCCCAAGAGAAGGGCTATACTATTAAACGAAGCAAACATTAG